One Longimicrobiales bacterium DNA window includes the following coding sequences:
- a CDS encoding EAL domain-containing protein, whose amino-acid sequence MHDAAGRIEERHAFLAKLGVAAASAPDTGTLAASIAGLVVPGQADWCIIEVVDTDGARRCLASTHADAAHESAVRARIGRIEPGPDGSPLAEVLHTGKPMIGVIGADGDWVEGTREQDSRLIRQLGIRSYIVHPLLSRGHPVGVMAFLAADAARYGADELNATGDVARRVAAALDNFLLADTLEAARRAEERAQQSEHFLRTILSSVDEGVIVYDRELRHQMWNAFMEQLTGRREQEVLGKRALDVFPHLREYGVDLLLQRALAGETVNAPDTPYRVPHTGRSGWMSTSYSPHVAPTGEIIGVVGIVHDVSERKRAEEQLMHNALHDVLTGLPNRALFLDRLDRLLRHGTRDASFGFGVAFLDVDRFKVVNDSLGHAAGDEMLIAIARRLESCLRLGDTVARFGGDEFAILLSGVHDVEGTTRVAERILHEFVEPFVLNGQEVFASASMGISLSSMGYSDGDAMLRDADTAMYRAKGVGRGRFEIFDRTMHTQAVLQLELETDLRRALEREELVVHYQPIVDLRDGRLAGFEALVRWQHPRRGLMQPADFISLAEETGAIVPIGWWVLREACRQMREWDDLYPDGELTVSVNVSGRQFAQPDLHEQLDRILAETRFEARRLKLEITESAVVRDSAAAAITLATLRERGVQLCLDDFGTGYSSLGYLHAFPLDTIKIDRTFVAALGNDAPTTELLQTILELGRTLGMEAIAEGVESAEQLELLKALGPRHVQGFFFASPLLPAEAEALIREGRSWQ is encoded by the coding sequence ATGCACGACGCCGCCGGTCGCATCGAGGAACGCCATGCGTTTCTCGCGAAGCTCGGCGTCGCGGCTGCCTCTGCGCCTGATACCGGCACCCTCGCCGCCAGCATCGCCGGCCTGGTCGTGCCCGGCCAGGCGGACTGGTGCATCATCGAGGTCGTGGACACCGACGGTGCCCGCCGCTGCCTGGCGAGCACCCATGCCGACGCCGCCCACGAGAGCGCGGTCCGGGCGCGGATCGGCCGCATCGAGCCGGGCCCCGACGGCTCCCCACTCGCCGAAGTGCTGCACACCGGCAAGCCGATGATCGGCGTGATCGGCGCGGACGGCGACTGGGTGGAGGGCACGCGTGAGCAGGACAGCCGGCTGATCCGTCAGCTCGGCATCCGCAGCTACATCGTGCACCCGCTGCTCTCGCGCGGCCATCCCGTAGGTGTCATGGCGTTCCTGGCCGCGGACGCTGCCCGCTATGGTGCCGACGAGCTGAACGCGACGGGAGACGTCGCCCGGCGCGTTGCCGCCGCCCTCGACAACTTCCTCCTCGCCGACACGCTCGAGGCCGCCCGTCGCGCGGAGGAGCGCGCCCAGCAGTCCGAACACTTCCTCCGCACGATCCTTTCCAGCGTGGACGAGGGGGTGATCGTATACGACCGTGAGTTGCGACACCAGATGTGGAACGCATTCATGGAGCAGCTCACGGGCCGGCGCGAGCAGGAGGTGCTCGGCAAGCGCGCCCTCGACGTCTTTCCGCACCTGCGGGAGTACGGCGTCGATCTCCTGCTGCAGCGGGCGCTTGCGGGCGAGACTGTGAATGCGCCCGACACCCCCTACCGCGTGCCGCACACCGGGCGCAGCGGCTGGATGTCGACCAGCTACAGCCCGCATGTGGCGCCCACCGGCGAGATCATCGGCGTCGTGGGCATCGTGCACGATGTGAGCGAGCGCAAGCGTGCGGAAGAGCAGCTCATGCACAATGCGCTGCACGACGTGCTCACCGGTCTGCCGAATCGTGCGCTGTTCCTCGATCGGCTGGACCGGCTGCTGCGTCACGGCACGCGCGACGCTTCCTTCGGCTTTGGCGTCGCGTTCCTGGATGTCGACCGCTTCAAGGTCGTAAACGACTCGCTCGGTCACGCCGCAGGCGACGAGATGCTGATCGCGATCGCACGGCGCCTGGAATCATGCCTGCGCCTGGGCGACACCGTCGCACGCTTCGGCGGCGACGAGTTCGCGATTCTGCTGAGCGGTGTGCACGACGTGGAGGGCACGACGCGCGTCGCCGAGCGCATCCTGCACGAGTTCGTGGAGCCGTTCGTGCTGAACGGGCAGGAGGTGTTCGCGTCCGCGAGCATGGGCATCTCCCTCTCCAGCATGGGCTACTCGGACGGGGACGCGATGCTCCGCGACGCCGACACCGCCATGTACCGGGCCAAGGGCGTGGGCCGCGGGCGCTTCGAGATCTTCGACCGCACCATGCACACGCAAGCCGTGCTGCAGCTCGAGCTCGAGACGGACCTGCGCAGGGCGCTGGAGCGGGAGGAGCTGGTCGTCCACTATCAGCCGATCGTCGACCTGCGCGACGGCCGTCTCGCAGGGTTCGAGGCGCTCGTGCGCTGGCAGCATCCACGACGCGGCCTGATGCAGCCGGCCGATTTCATTTCCCTCGCGGAGGAGACCGGCGCAATCGTGCCGATCGGGTGGTGGGTGCTGCGCGAGGCCTGTCGCCAGATGCGGGAATGGGACGATCTCTACCCTGACGGCGAGCTGACCGTGAGCGTGAACGTGTCGGGTCGGCAGTTCGCGCAGCCGGACCTCCACGAGCAGCTCGACCGCATCCTTGCAGAGACGCGCTTCGAGGCACGCCGGCTCAAGCTGGAGATCACCGAGAGCGCCGTTGTCCGCGATTCCGCCGCCGCCGCGATCACGCTTGCCACCCTGCGCGAACGTGGCGTGCAGCTGTGCCTCGACGACTTCGGCACCGGCTACAGCTCGCTGGGCTACCTGCACGCCTTCCCGCTCGATACGATCAAGATCGATCGCACCTTCGTCGCGGCGCTCGGGAACGATGCACCGACGACCGAGCTGCTGCAGACGATCCTGGAGCTCGGCAGGACGCTCGGGATGGAAGCAATCGCCGAAGGCGTCGAGAGCGCCGAGCAGCTCGAGCTGCTGAAGGCGCTCGGGCCGCGCCACGTACAGGGCTTCTTCTTCGCTTCACCGCTGCTGCCGGCGGAGGCCGAGGCACTGATCCGCGAGGGCAGGAGCTGGCAGTAG